The following proteins are co-located in the Meriones unguiculatus strain TT.TT164.6M chromosome 4, Bangor_MerUng_6.1, whole genome shotgun sequence genome:
- the LOC132653571 gene encoding putative protein FAM90A13P has translation MKEIQHHIWKKTLKTQELLSCSAKKSKPTTPDSAIKQETHMKIQDHKAVPAQKVQSKPRGPMTQKVPPWQEENIMVKCRECGAFGHTARSRRCPIKYGQKLLDPQPLGARKEKENQDPRRTQGLQKPGPISQAKTEKKPSQVTGQRGDEQQRKAPFQKLPMDPQRRGQHINLVHPKMPVFSPGNTKKSVTNQIQITVSRARKSPGKRMCPGNPGAIQSSDASCILPSRQEEGQNMAVPGVSQPVFRQGGGNTASQDLLHQKLRGVSHQQPIVVPKRNGVSEAFHTESEAQGPGVKTQRSQHAALHQGRQNPELSFWTPGEKASWQPTLPSQKSSKRLRVNSTSAPEESNASTVLKACRDRQSLPIANRLGLKDAVPVSKKIAAQLPSTDQEQLPSRPALVSATPYAESSQPSTSHAVRQSLRMVFTRLNGDCWSSRFLTVSPALAHEKQTAPWEGPAFLEKGEAARSQVPVSVLYEDLQVSSSSEDSDGQ, from the exons ATGAAAGAAATCCAGCACCATATTTGGAAAAAGACCCTGAAGACACAGGAGCTGCTCAGTTGCTCTGCAAAG AAATCAAAGCCAACAACTCCAGATTCAGCGATAAAGCAGGAGACACACATGAAGATTCAGGACCATAAAGCTGTTCCAGCCCAGAAAGTCCAGAGTAAGCCAAGAGGGCCCATGACACAGAAGGTTCCCCCATGGCAAGAAGAGAACATTATG GTAAAATGCAGAGAGTGTGGGGCCTTTGGCCACACAGCAAGGAGCAGAAGGTGCCCAATCAAGTATGGCCAAAAGCTCCTAGATCCACAGCCTCTGGGagccaggaaggagaaagagaatcagGATCCTCGCAGGACACAGGGTCTCCAGAAACCAGGGCCCATAAGCCAGgccaagacagaaaagaaacctaGTCAAGTCACTGGACAGAG AGGTGATGAGCAGCAGAGGAAGGCTCCCTTCCAGAAACTCCCCATGGATCCACAGAGGAGGGGCCAGCACATCAACCTGGTT CATCCCAAGATGCCAGTGTTCAGTCCTGGAAACACAAAGAAGTCTGTGACCAACCAAATTCAGATTACTGTGTCACGTGCCAGAAAGTCTCCTGGGAAGCGGATGTGCCCTGGAAACCCTGGAGCCATCCAAAGCTCTGATGCCTCCTGCATCTTACCTTCCAGGCAGGAAGAAGGTCAGAACATGGCTgtccctggggtctcacagccagTGTTCAGGCAGGGTGGTGGAAACACAGCCTCACAAGACCTGCTGCATCAAAAGCTCCGGGGTGTCTCACATCAACAACCCATTGTGGTCCCTAAAAGGAATGGAGTCAGTGAAGCATTTCACACAGAGTCAGAAGCCCAGGGTCCCGGTGTGAAAACACAGCGCAGCCAGCATGCTGCCCTCCATCAGGGAAGACAGAACCCTGAACTTAGCTTCTGGACCCCAGGTGAGAAAGCTTCTTGGCAGCCCACACTGCCTAGCCAGAAATCCTCAAAGAGACTAAGAGTCAACTCTACCAGTGCACCAGAGGAGAGCAATGCAAGCACTGTTTTGAAGGCCTGCCGGGATAGGCAGTCTCTTCCCATTGCCAACAGACTTGGACTGAAAGATGCAGTGCCAGTGAGCAAGAAAATAGCAGCCCAGCTGCCCAGCACTGACCAAGAACAGCTACCAAGCAGGCCTGCTCTGGTCTCAGCCACACCCTATGCTGAGTCCTCTCAACCATCTACCAGCCATGCTGTACGCCAGTCCCTGAGAATGGTCTTTACTAGACTTAATGGTGACTGCTGGAGCTCCAGGTTCCTGACAGTGTCCCCAGCACTTGCCCATGAGAAGCAAACAGCTCCTTGGGAGGGCCCTGCCTTCCTGGAGAAAGGTGAAGCAGCACGCTCCCAGGTCCCAGTGAGTGTCCTCTATGAGGACCTTCAGGTCTCCTCCTCTTCAGAAGACAGTGATGGGCAGTGA